A region of Bicyclus anynana chromosome 15, ilBicAnyn1.1, whole genome shotgun sequence DNA encodes the following proteins:
- the LOC112055061 gene encoding protein LSM14 homolog B isoform X2, translated as MSSGMPELGSKISLISKADIRYEGRLFTVDPQECTIALASVRSFGTEDRETQYPVAPQSQVYDYILFRGSDIKDIQILKNVPSLPNDPAIVQMSVPPSLGSGGQGQFAGQYNHPVVGQSQYPQYHPMAGFPGSVHPQLSKTSELSPQTSVDLTPQPQPVTAPIGSGVIHHANQVKDQGSMLDLLGGGSQQSTSRSGTPAAVGHRKSPTIDQGTQAGPGASGSGQRDSRRTSTGNGNKAPGTQSRARPTSRNRQRASSGSMPTPQPHQNQHQNQHAHQNQHPHQNQHPHQNQHPHQNQHPHQNQHPHQNQHPHQNQHPHQNQHPHQNQLPHQNQHHNHQPVQNYNRGGWRGRSRGRGRGFVPRNKNTLKFDNDYDFEQANTEFEELRIQLAKAKIADGEVVKPEVLEGTTPETFPEVDKKDDSGNETGAGEAEVEDDGFTGYDKKKSFFDNISCEAVERSKGRSQRTDWRTERKLNSETFGVASARRGAWRPRASWRHPPAHHNPHPHMAPHHPMSYFPSWRPMRGGRGRPNNNMGNNNNMRRNNNASAPQQQPAQPQPVSAAAK; from the exons atGAGTTCTGGAATGCCTGAATTGGGCTCCAAGATAAGCCTAATATCGAAAGCAGACATCCGTTACGAAGGCCGACTCTTCACCGTCGATCCTCAGGAATGTACCATCGCTTTAGCTAGCG TGAGATCGTTCGGCACAGAGGACCGTGAGACTCAGTATCCTGTGGCCCCTCAGAGCCAGGTGTATGATTACATCCTATTCCGCGGCTCTGACATCAAGGATATTCAAATTCTCAAGAATGTGCCTTCTCTGCCAAACGATCCGGCCATCGTGCAGATGTCGGTCCCGCCGTCGCTTGGGAGTGGGGGACAGGGGCAATTTGCGGGACAATATAACCATCCAGTGGTGGGGCAATCGCAGTATCCCCAATATCACCCAATGGCTGGTTTCCCCGGAAGTGTGCACCCTCAACTCAGCAAGACGAGTGAGTTATCCCCACAAACATCAGTGGACCTGACCCCACAGCCCCAGCCTGTGACTGCGCCTATCGGATCTGGAGTGATACACCATGCCAACCAAGTGAAAGACCAAG GTTCGATGCTCGATCTGCTTGGAGGAGGGTCTCAGCAAAGCACATCTCGTTCTGGCACCCCGGCTGCTGTGGGCCACAGGAAGAGCCCTACAATTGACCAAGGCACTCAG GCTGGACCTGGGGCCAGCGGTTCCGGGCAGCGCGACAGTCGCCGCACTAGCACCGGCAACGGCAACAAGGCGCCGGGCACGCAGTCTCGAGCGAGGCCCACCTCGCGCAACCGACAGCGCGCGAGCAGCGGATCCATGCCCACGCCGCAACCCCACCAGAACCAGCACCAGAACCAACACGCTCACCAGAACCAGCACCCTCACCAGAACCAGCACCCTCACCAGAACCAACACCCACACCAGAACCAGCACCCCCATCAGAACCAGCATCCCCACCAGAACCAGCACCCCCACCAGAACCAGCATCCTCATCAGAATCAGCATCCTCACCAGAATCAGCTCCCTCACCAGAACCAACACCACAATCACCAGCCCG TGCAAAACTACAACCGCGGAGGCTGGAGAGGGCGGTCGCGCGGGCGCGGTCGCGGTTTCGTGCCGAGGAACAAGAATACTCTGAAGTTTGACAACGACTATGACTTCGAGCAGGCCAACACGGAGTTTGAGGAGCTACGCATTCAACTTGCCAAGGCCAAAATTGCTGACGGGGAAGTCGTTAAGCCTGAGGTGTTGGAG gGTACGACACCTGAAACTTTCCCAGAAGTTGACAAGAAGGATGACTCTGGCAATGAGACAGGAGCAGGTGAAGCGGAAGTAGAGGATGACGGCTTCACTGGATACGACAAGAAGAAGAGTTTCTTTGACAACATCTCTTGCGAGGCTGTGGAGAG GTCGAAAGGGCGCAGCCAGCGGACGGACTGGCGGACGGAGCGCAAGCTCAACTCGGAGACGTTCGGCGTGGCgtcggcgcggcgcggcgcgtgGCGTCCGCGCGCGTCGTGGCGCCACCCGCCCGCGCACCACAACCCGCACCCGCACATGGCGCCGCACCACCC TATGTCTTACTTCCCCAGCTGGAGGCCGATGCGCGGCGGCCGCGGCCGGCCCAACAACAACATgggcaacaacaacaacatgcGCCGCAACAACAACGCCTCCGCACCGCAACAACAACCCGCCCAGCCGCAACCCGTCTCTGCTGCAG CAAAGTAG
- the LOC112055061 gene encoding protein LSM14 homolog B isoform X1: protein MSSGMPELGSKISLISKADIRYEGRLFTVDPQECTIALASVRSFGTEDRETQYPVAPQSQVYDYILFRGSDIKDIQILKNVPSLPNDPAIVQMSVPPSLGSGGQGQFAGQYNHPVVGQSQYPQYHPMAGFPGSVHPQLSKTSELSPQTSVDLTPQPQPVTAPIGSGVIHHANQVKDQGSMLDLLGGGSQQSTSRSGTPAAVGHRKSPTIDQGTQAGPGASGSGQRDSRRTSTGNGNKAPGTQSRARPTSRNRQRASSGSMPTPQPHQNQHQNQHAHQNQHPHQNQHPHQNQHPHQNQHPHQNQHPHQNQHPHQNQHPHQNQHPHQNQLPHQNQHHNHQPGEHVEMQNYNRGGWRGRSRGRGRGFVPRNKNTLKFDNDYDFEQANTEFEELRIQLAKAKIADGEVVKPEVLEGTTPETFPEVDKKDDSGNETGAGEAEVEDDGFTGYDKKKSFFDNISCEAVERSKGRSQRTDWRTERKLNSETFGVASARRGAWRPRASWRHPPAHHNPHPHMAPHHPMSYFPSWRPMRGGRGRPNNNMGNNNNMRRNNNASAPQQQPAQPQPVSAAAK from the exons atGAGTTCTGGAATGCCTGAATTGGGCTCCAAGATAAGCCTAATATCGAAAGCAGACATCCGTTACGAAGGCCGACTCTTCACCGTCGATCCTCAGGAATGTACCATCGCTTTAGCTAGCG TGAGATCGTTCGGCACAGAGGACCGTGAGACTCAGTATCCTGTGGCCCCTCAGAGCCAGGTGTATGATTACATCCTATTCCGCGGCTCTGACATCAAGGATATTCAAATTCTCAAGAATGTGCCTTCTCTGCCAAACGATCCGGCCATCGTGCAGATGTCGGTCCCGCCGTCGCTTGGGAGTGGGGGACAGGGGCAATTTGCGGGACAATATAACCATCCAGTGGTGGGGCAATCGCAGTATCCCCAATATCACCCAATGGCTGGTTTCCCCGGAAGTGTGCACCCTCAACTCAGCAAGACGAGTGAGTTATCCCCACAAACATCAGTGGACCTGACCCCACAGCCCCAGCCTGTGACTGCGCCTATCGGATCTGGAGTGATACACCATGCCAACCAAGTGAAAGACCAAG GTTCGATGCTCGATCTGCTTGGAGGAGGGTCTCAGCAAAGCACATCTCGTTCTGGCACCCCGGCTGCTGTGGGCCACAGGAAGAGCCCTACAATTGACCAAGGCACTCAG GCTGGACCTGGGGCCAGCGGTTCCGGGCAGCGCGACAGTCGCCGCACTAGCACCGGCAACGGCAACAAGGCGCCGGGCACGCAGTCTCGAGCGAGGCCCACCTCGCGCAACCGACAGCGCGCGAGCAGCGGATCCATGCCCACGCCGCAACCCCACCAGAACCAGCACCAGAACCAACACGCTCACCAGAACCAGCACCCTCACCAGAACCAGCACCCTCACCAGAACCAACACCCACACCAGAACCAGCACCCCCATCAGAACCAGCATCCCCACCAGAACCAGCACCCCCACCAGAACCAGCATCCTCATCAGAATCAGCATCCTCACCAGAATCAGCTCCCTCACCAGAACCAACACCACAATCACCAGCCCGGTGAGCATGTAGAAA TGCAAAACTACAACCGCGGAGGCTGGAGAGGGCGGTCGCGCGGGCGCGGTCGCGGTTTCGTGCCGAGGAACAAGAATACTCTGAAGTTTGACAACGACTATGACTTCGAGCAGGCCAACACGGAGTTTGAGGAGCTACGCATTCAACTTGCCAAGGCCAAAATTGCTGACGGGGAAGTCGTTAAGCCTGAGGTGTTGGAG gGTACGACACCTGAAACTTTCCCAGAAGTTGACAAGAAGGATGACTCTGGCAATGAGACAGGAGCAGGTGAAGCGGAAGTAGAGGATGACGGCTTCACTGGATACGACAAGAAGAAGAGTTTCTTTGACAACATCTCTTGCGAGGCTGTGGAGAG GTCGAAAGGGCGCAGCCAGCGGACGGACTGGCGGACGGAGCGCAAGCTCAACTCGGAGACGTTCGGCGTGGCgtcggcgcggcgcggcgcgtgGCGTCCGCGCGCGTCGTGGCGCCACCCGCCCGCGCACCACAACCCGCACCCGCACATGGCGCCGCACCACCC TATGTCTTACTTCCCCAGCTGGAGGCCGATGCGCGGCGGCCGCGGCCGGCCCAACAACAACATgggcaacaacaacaacatgcGCCGCAACAACAACGCCTCCGCACCGCAACAACAACCCGCCCAGCCGCAACCCGTCTCTGCTGCAG CAAAGTAG
- the LOC112055061 gene encoding protein LSM14 homolog B isoform X3 — protein sequence MSSGMPELGSKISLISKADIRYEGRLFTVDPQECTIALASVRSFGTEDRETQYPVAPQSQVYDYILFRGSDIKDIQILKNVPSLPNDPAIVQMSVPPSLGSGGQGQFAGQYNHPVVGQSQYPQYHPMAGFPGSVHPQLSKTSSMLDLLGGGSQQSTSRSGTPAAVGHRKSPTIDQGTQAGPGASGSGQRDSRRTSTGNGNKAPGTQSRARPTSRNRQRASSGSMPTPQPHQNQHQNQHAHQNQHPHQNQHPHQNQHPHQNQHPHQNQHPHQNQHPHQNQHPHQNQHPHQNQLPHQNQHHNHQPGEHVEMQNYNRGGWRGRSRGRGRGFVPRNKNTLKFDNDYDFEQANTEFEELRIQLAKAKIADGEVVKPEVLEGTTPETFPEVDKKDDSGNETGAGEAEVEDDGFTGYDKKKSFFDNISCEAVERSKGRSQRTDWRTERKLNSETFGVASARRGAWRPRASWRHPPAHHNPHPHMAPHHPMSYFPSWRPMRGGRGRPNNNMGNNNNMRRNNNASAPQQQPAQPQPVSAAAK from the exons atGAGTTCTGGAATGCCTGAATTGGGCTCCAAGATAAGCCTAATATCGAAAGCAGACATCCGTTACGAAGGCCGACTCTTCACCGTCGATCCTCAGGAATGTACCATCGCTTTAGCTAGCG TGAGATCGTTCGGCACAGAGGACCGTGAGACTCAGTATCCTGTGGCCCCTCAGAGCCAGGTGTATGATTACATCCTATTCCGCGGCTCTGACATCAAGGATATTCAAATTCTCAAGAATGTGCCTTCTCTGCCAAACGATCCGGCCATCGTGCAGATGTCGGTCCCGCCGTCGCTTGGGAGTGGGGGACAGGGGCAATTTGCGGGACAATATAACCATCCAGTGGTGGGGCAATCGCAGTATCCCCAATATCACCCAATGGCTGGTTTCCCCGGAAGTGTGCACCCTCAACTCAGCAAGACGA GTTCGATGCTCGATCTGCTTGGAGGAGGGTCTCAGCAAAGCACATCTCGTTCTGGCACCCCGGCTGCTGTGGGCCACAGGAAGAGCCCTACAATTGACCAAGGCACTCAG GCTGGACCTGGGGCCAGCGGTTCCGGGCAGCGCGACAGTCGCCGCACTAGCACCGGCAACGGCAACAAGGCGCCGGGCACGCAGTCTCGAGCGAGGCCCACCTCGCGCAACCGACAGCGCGCGAGCAGCGGATCCATGCCCACGCCGCAACCCCACCAGAACCAGCACCAGAACCAACACGCTCACCAGAACCAGCACCCTCACCAGAACCAGCACCCTCACCAGAACCAACACCCACACCAGAACCAGCACCCCCATCAGAACCAGCATCCCCACCAGAACCAGCACCCCCACCAGAACCAGCATCCTCATCAGAATCAGCATCCTCACCAGAATCAGCTCCCTCACCAGAACCAACACCACAATCACCAGCCCGGTGAGCATGTAGAAA TGCAAAACTACAACCGCGGAGGCTGGAGAGGGCGGTCGCGCGGGCGCGGTCGCGGTTTCGTGCCGAGGAACAAGAATACTCTGAAGTTTGACAACGACTATGACTTCGAGCAGGCCAACACGGAGTTTGAGGAGCTACGCATTCAACTTGCCAAGGCCAAAATTGCTGACGGGGAAGTCGTTAAGCCTGAGGTGTTGGAG gGTACGACACCTGAAACTTTCCCAGAAGTTGACAAGAAGGATGACTCTGGCAATGAGACAGGAGCAGGTGAAGCGGAAGTAGAGGATGACGGCTTCACTGGATACGACAAGAAGAAGAGTTTCTTTGACAACATCTCTTGCGAGGCTGTGGAGAG GTCGAAAGGGCGCAGCCAGCGGACGGACTGGCGGACGGAGCGCAAGCTCAACTCGGAGACGTTCGGCGTGGCgtcggcgcggcgcggcgcgtgGCGTCCGCGCGCGTCGTGGCGCCACCCGCCCGCGCACCACAACCCGCACCCGCACATGGCGCCGCACCACCC TATGTCTTACTTCCCCAGCTGGAGGCCGATGCGCGGCGGCCGCGGCCGGCCCAACAACAACATgggcaacaacaacaacatgcGCCGCAACAACAACGCCTCCGCACCGCAACAACAACCCGCCCAGCCGCAACCCGTCTCTGCTGCAG CAAAGTAG